A portion of the Bdellovibrio bacteriovorus genome contains these proteins:
- the coaD gene encoding pantetheine-phosphate adenylyltransferase, which produces MAKIAVYPGSFDPITMGHVDIINRMSPMFEQVIVLIAQSSQKQSLFSAEERKQLIEQSLSHLKNIKVDIFEGLTVDYMKRVNAQVIVRGLRAVVDFEYEMTMANMNKKLAPSIETMLVFASPEYYYISSRGVKEVAINGGALKGLVPDTVIEALAKKIKK; this is translated from the coding sequence ATGGCTAAGATTGCAGTCTATCCGGGAAGTTTTGATCCGATCACCATGGGACATGTGGATATTATCAATCGCATGTCGCCGATGTTTGAACAAGTGATCGTGTTGATCGCGCAGTCTTCACAAAAACAATCGCTTTTTTCTGCTGAGGAGCGTAAGCAGCTTATTGAGCAATCACTCTCGCACCTAAAAAACATTAAAGTTGATATTTTTGAAGGTCTTACCGTCGATTACATGAAGCGAGTAAATGCTCAAGTGATCGTGCGTGGCTTAAGAGCGGTTGTGGATTTTGAATACGAAATGACCATGGCCAATATGAATAAGAAATTAGCGCCAAGCATTGAAACCATGCTGGTCTTCGCAAGCCCCGAATACTACTATATTTCCTCACGCGGTGTGAAAGAGGTTGCCATCAATGGGGGGGCTTTGAAAGGCTTAGTACCAGATACCGTGATTGAAGCCCTTGCTAAAAAAATCAAAAAATAA
- a CDS encoding response regulator encodes MLIVDDETLVRRSLQRALKSKGYEVFEATNGVEGLQMWRSEKPDLVFLDVLMPGLTGPEVLKEVGETNAKVILMSAFSGEHNMQTAQQMGANIFVPKPFEDIFGVIALAEGLMS; translated from the coding sequence GTGCTGATCGTCGATGATGAAACCTTGGTGCGTCGCTCGTTGCAAAGAGCTTTAAAGTCCAAAGGCTATGAAGTCTTTGAGGCAACAAATGGCGTGGAAGGTTTGCAGATGTGGCGCTCGGAAAAGCCCGATCTGGTATTTTTGGATGTTCTGATGCCGGGCCTCACCGGGCCAGAAGTTTTAAAAGAGGTCGGCGAAACCAATGCTAAAGTTATTTTGATGTCGGCATTTTCGGGCGAGCACAACATGCAGACCGCCCAGCAAATGGGTGCAAATATTTTTGTCCCAAAACCATTTGAGGATATTTTTGGTGTGATCGCTTTAGCAGAAGGTTTAATGTCATGA
- the rsmD gene encoding 16S rRNA (guanine(966)-N(2))-methyltransferase RsmD, whose amino-acid sequence MRIIAGKYRGHQLVAFKADHIRPTTDRVKETLFNKIQFQIDGANVADLFCGTGNLGIEALSRDAKFCTFVEKNPKSVAIARQNLEKLKVPSNEYKIVVMDVIAFLKSFSGESFDIILADPPFTEKMAHAVMEAAGSSAAVGPQTILAIESLKQERMEERYGVLVRYNQKDYGDKYLNMFCHESAIEQEESNG is encoded by the coding sequence ATGAGAATTATTGCCGGCAAATACCGAGGTCACCAGCTGGTTGCTTTTAAGGCGGATCACATTCGCCCCACTACCGATCGCGTAAAAGAAACGTTGTTCAACAAAATTCAATTTCAAATTGATGGTGCCAACGTTGCCGATCTTTTTTGTGGTACGGGAAATTTGGGGATTGAAGCCCTCTCGCGCGATGCGAAGTTTTGCACTTTCGTGGAAAAGAATCCGAAATCGGTGGCGATTGCTAGACAAAATTTAGAAAAGCTTAAAGTTCCGTCTAATGAATATAAAATAGTCGTGATGGACGTGATTGCATTTTTAAAATCTTTTTCAGGCGAATCCTTCGATATTATTTTGGCAGACCCCCCATTCACCGAAAAAATGGCTCACGCGGTGATGGAAGCGGCCGGGAGCAGTGCGGCTGTGGGCCCCCAAACGATTCTCGCCATCGAATCATTAAAGCAAGAACGTATGGAAGAGCGTTACGGAGTTTTGGTGCGCTATAACCAAAAAGATTATGGCGATAAATACTTAAACATGTTTTGTCATGAATCCGCAATTGAACAAGAGGAATCCAATGGCTAA
- a CDS encoding pyridoxal phosphate-dependent aminotransferase gives MISLSKRAQNLKTSPTLALVAKAKELASQGHDVISLTVGEPDWQTFKAPSEAGIEAIQKGITKYTPANGTIELRKAICEKLKSELNFDYGPKEITVASGAKYVIFAALQMLCSPGDEVIIATPYWVSYPTMVELADGVPHIVECGEKENFKITPALLEKAINAKTRAFLFCSPSNPTGLAYTADELKALADVLRKHPQVAVISDDIYNRLVFDGTKVAPHLLQVAPDLKDRTILVNGGSKAYSMTGWRIGWAAGPEKIITAMGDYQSQSTGSPSSISQHALLAALKNSESDVTHVVKTLISRKNAGMKELATIPQFKVADPQGAFYFWVDVRAFLGKTFKGQKIANDKDFCGVLLNQFYVATVPGAECGSDGFMRLSFAVTEETMARAVARMREFVAQLT, from the coding sequence TTGATCTCACTTTCTAAACGAGCGCAAAATCTAAAGACTTCACCGACTCTAGCCTTGGTGGCGAAAGCCAAAGAGCTGGCTTCGCAAGGTCATGATGTGATCTCGTTAACGGTGGGGGAGCCTGACTGGCAAACTTTCAAGGCGCCGTCTGAAGCGGGTATTGAAGCTATCCAAAAAGGTATCACGAAGTATACGCCGGCGAATGGCACGATCGAGTTGCGTAAAGCGATCTGTGAAAAATTAAAATCAGAATTGAATTTTGACTACGGTCCGAAGGAAATCACGGTGGCTTCAGGCGCCAAGTACGTGATCTTCGCCGCTTTGCAAATGCTTTGTTCCCCCGGCGATGAAGTGATCATCGCCACTCCGTACTGGGTCAGCTATCCCACGATGGTGGAACTTGCCGATGGCGTTCCGCATATCGTTGAATGCGGTGAAAAAGAAAATTTCAAAATCACTCCGGCTTTATTAGAAAAAGCCATCAATGCCAAAACGAGAGCCTTTTTATTCTGTTCACCCAGCAATCCGACGGGACTGGCTTACACGGCGGATGAATTAAAAGCTTTGGCCGACGTTTTACGTAAACATCCTCAAGTGGCCGTGATTTCGGATGATATCTACAACCGCTTGGTTTTTGATGGCACGAAAGTCGCTCCTCACTTATTGCAAGTGGCTCCGGATTTGAAAGATCGCACGATCTTAGTGAATGGTGGCTCTAAAGCTTATTCAATGACAGGATGGCGCATTGGTTGGGCGGCGGGGCCAGAGAAAATCATCACGGCGATGGGCGACTATCAAAGTCAATCCACGGGTTCTCCGTCGAGCATTTCGCAACATGCGTTGCTGGCAGCGCTGAAAAACTCTGAAAGTGATGTCACCCATGTCGTGAAAACTTTGATCTCGCGCAAAAATGCGGGCATGAAAGAATTAGCGACGATTCCGCAGTTTAAAGTCGCTGATCCGCAAGGGGCTTTTTATTTCTGGGTGGATGTGCGGGCTTTTTTAGGCAAAACGTTTAAAGGCCAAAAGATTGCTAACGACAAAGATTTCTGCGGTGTTTTGTTAAATCAATTCTATGTGGCCACCGTTCCTGGGGCTGAGTGCGGTTCTGATGGATTTATGCGCCTGAGCTTTGCGGTGACCGAAGAAACGATGGCTCGCGCCGTGGCTCGCATGCGAGAGTTTGTCGCGCAATTAACGTAA